A region of the Sphingomonas sp. S2-65 genome:
AGCTCGGTGAAGGGCACCTGGACGGTGACGCTGGTGCCCGACAGCGTGCTGATCCGCTTTTCGAAATAGCCGAGCGAGATCAGCGAACCCTTGGAGAAATACCATTCGGCCGACGCGTCGATGTTGGTCGCCTCGGTTGGGTCGAGATACGGGTTGCCGGTCGAATAGCCGCGGTTCGAGGCCTGGGCAGTGAACGAGCCGCCGGGCGACAGCGTGCCGAGGCCCGGGCGGGTGATCACCTTGGCCACGCCGAAGCGCAGCAGGAACTCGGGGGTGATTTCGCCGACCAAATTGAACGAGGGCAGCCAATAGTCATAGTCGCGCTCGACCTCGAGCCGCTCGATCCCGCCATTGACCGCGGCGTATCCGCCCGAATTCTGGTGGGTGGTGACGTAGCGCATGCCGGCGTCGCCGCGCAGGGTCATGCCGCTGCCCAGGGGAATGGTGAAGTTCGCCTGGAAGAAGGCGGCCTTTTCGGTTTCCTCGACATCGACGAAGGACGAGCGCGCGTTGGTGTTCTCGACCCCGCCCAAGCGGAAGTCGACATTGGTGCCGTTGATGTTCTGGACGCAGTTGCAATAGATGCCGAGCGTGTCGACGAAGGCGCCGAAGTTCGGGATGATGTAGCCGCCGCCGCGCGAAGGATCGCCGGTGACGCCGTCGAGCACGGTAGTGAGGCTGGCGACCTGCGTGGCGGTGAGCGTCGGCACCTGGGTCTCGGCGACCAGGCGGCGCTGCTCGCTGCCGCTATAGCTGAACTTGCGCCACTCGAGGCCGCCCTTGAAGGTGAGCGAATCCGGCACGACGTCCCAGTCGAGCATCGCCTTGCCGGTGCGGTATTTGTTGCTGGCGGCCTGGGGGCGGATGCGGATGTCCGACGAGCCGTTGATCATCGACCAGCTTGCCGCGCTGGCGACGTCGAAGCCCCAGTTCATCACCGGCTCGCGGTCGTTGTCGCGATAATCCCAGGAGAAGCCGTCCGAGTTCAGGCGATCGAGGGTGATTGTGGTCTGGATCGGGTTCTTGAAGTCCGACTTGGCATAGCCGCCATAGAGCGTGCCGCGCAGGCGATCCGAGAACTCCTGCGTGAGCGTGCCGGTATATTGCTGGAACTCGGTCTCCAGCTTGTCCATGCGCGATTCGACCCGCATGTCGACATCGTCGAACACGCCGTAGACGAGTTCGTTCTGGTCGTTGACTTCGCCGTCGCGGATGATCGTCTGGGGCTTGCCGGTGGCGCCGGTGCGGCTGAACGAGATCGCCTCGAGATAATTCTCGGTGCGGGTGGTCTTGGAGTTGGAATAGAGCCCGTCGAAGGTGAGCAAGGTGGTTTCGCTCGGGCGGAACTGGAGCGAGCCGGTGACGCCGAGGCGCTTGAGATCATACTGCCAGGTGTCGTAGCGCGGGATGCGCGGGTGGTAGATCAGGTCGTCCCAGTTGCTGCCGTTGTTGGCGGGCGTGCGGTTGATCTGCGCTAGCGTGTAGCCGGGCAGCGTCGAGGCGGCGTTGAACCCGCCGTTGACGCCGGTGGGGTTCCAGCGGACGGTGGAGTGGCCTTCTTCGCGGACCTTGCGCTCCGAATAGGCGGCGGAAAGCAGGGCGCCGACGGTTTCGCCGTCATTATGCCAGCTGAGCAGCCCGGCGACGCGCGGCGTGACCTTCCTGGCCAGATCGTTCCAGCCGGCCTGGGCCGAGGCCGCGACGACGAAATTGTCCTTGTAATCGAACGGGCGCGCGGTCTGGAGATCGACGGTGGCGCCGAGCGAGCCTTCCTCGATGTCGGCCGAGGCGGTCTTGCGCACGGTGATCGAGTTGAACAGTTCGGAGGCGAAGACGTTGAAGTCGAAGCCGCGGCCGCGGTTGACGCCGCCGCCGGCGTCCGAGCTGCCGGTGGTCGCGATCGCTTCCATGCCGTTGATGCGGACGCGGGTGAAAGTGGGGCCGAGGCCGCGGACCGAGATGCTGCGACCCTCGCCACCGTCGCGGGCGATGGCGACGCCGGGGACGCGCTGGATCGATTCGGCCAGGTTGTTGTCGGGGAATTTGGCGATGTCATCGGCCTTGATGACGTCGACCACGCCCGAGGCCAGGCGCTTGTCGGTCAGCGCGGCGCTGATGCTTTCGCGGAAGCCGGTGACGACGATCTCGTCCCCCTCGGCCGCGCCGGCGACGGGCGTGGCGTCCTGCGGCTGCGGATCGTTGACCGCGGCCGGCGGCACGTCCTGCGCGGATGCGGCGGCGGGGAAGAGCCCGGCAAGCGACAGCGCCAGTACCGAAACCCCTGCCCTGCTGGTGTGGAACCCTTTCGTCATTTCAGACCTCCTCTCGAAACACCCCCTCCCTGTTTGCCGGGATGGTGGGCTGACCTGCATGCTACCGGTGTCAGCTTAGCGCGTCAACGCCTGCCACGGGCTTGCCGTTGACGCGGACATTGTCGAGGCGGAGCCCCTGGGTATGGCGGACGATGCTCGGCTGGGTGACGCCGTCGAAGCTGCAATCGCGAAGCGTGATGCCGGTGACCGGCGCGCCGGGAAGCCCCTGGCTGTCGATCACGCGCAGCGCATTGGCGGCACGCAGCCGCTCGACCACGACGTTGCGCAGCTTGGGCACGAAGCGGCCCTTGGCGCCCTCTTCATAATTGAAGTCGCACGTGATCGCAGCGCGGCTGACCTGGCCGACCTGGATGTCGCGATAATAGAAATTCTCGAGCAGCCCGCCACGCAGCGCGTTGTTCTTGAAGCGGATCGCATACCAGAGATCGGGGCTGTCCATCACGCAGCGTTCGGCGAATATCCAGCGCGCGCCGCCCGAGATCTGCGAGCCCACGACGACGCCGCCATGGCCTTCCTTCATCCGGCAATCGCGGATCAGGATGTTCTGCGCCGGCTTGGCGAGGCGGCGGCCATCCTCGTTGCGGCCCGAATTGACGGCGATGCAATCGTCGCCGGTATCGAAGGTGCAGCCTTCGATCAGCGCGCCGTCGACCGATTCGGGATCGCAGCCGTCATTGTTCGGGCCATGGCCGAGCACGTCGACGCCCCGGACGATCAGATTGCGGCACAGCACGGGATGGATCTGCCAGAAAGGCGAGCCGCGCAGCTTGACGCCTTCGATCAGGACATTGTCGCAGTCATAGGGCTGGACGAAAGCGGGGCGGAGGAAGTGGCCGTCGCCGAAGACGCGCTTTTCGACCGGCACGCGATCCTCGGCCATCTGGAACAGCACCGCTCGGCTCTTGCGCTGGTCGGGCATGCCCTCTTTCCAGCCATGGTTCGCCGTGCCGCCCCAAGGGCCCTTCCACGCCCACCAATGCTGCGCGCTGCCCTGGCCGTCGAGCGTGCCCGAGCCGGTGATCGCGATATTCCGCTGGCGATAGGCATAGACGAAGGGCGAATAGTTCATGAGCTCGATCCCCTCCCACCGCGTGAACACGATGGGATAATCGGCGGGGTTGGTGCTGAAGAGGAGCGTGGCGCCTTCGGAAAGATGGAGGTTCACGTTCGACTTCAAATGCACCGCGCCGGTGAGGAAGCGGCCGGCAGGGATGACCACCCTGCCCCCGCCCGCCTTGGTGCACGCCTCGATCGCGCGGGCGATCGCCTGGGTGTTGAGGGTAGTGCCATCGCCGCGTGCGCCGAATTGCGTGATGGCAAAGTCCCGGGCCGGAAAGCTGGGGGCGCGCGCGTTGCGGGCGATGTCGGCGGCGCGTGCCCAGGGGGCCGCGGGTGCGGCGAGCGCGCCGGGCGTGATGGCGGCGGCGGTGCCGAGGCCGGCATAGCGCAGCAGGTCGCGGCGGGAGGGCTGGATCAGCATGGCAGGTTCTTCCCGGATCAGGCGTGAGTCATGCGCGGCGGCATGGGAACGGGATCGGCGCGAGTCGGCATTGCCGGCAGGTTCGGGCGGTCGAGCCCGGTGACGAGATCGGCGATCTTCACCGGCATGCCGGTGCGGAAGCACTGGTTGGCGGCGATGCCGATCAATGCCGATGCGGCGCCGCCGCGCTGATCGGCGGCGCGCATAGTTGGATCGGGCGCGGGCGTGCCGAAGATGTCGTTGAGCATCACTGCGTCACCGCCCGAATGGCTGCCGGCGCCGGTGCGCGGCGTGATCTCGCCAGGCTGGCCGCGCAACGGGATGATGCGGGTGGTGGCGCGGTCAGGGGCTTCGTCGGCGTTGTTGGCGCCGGCAGTGCCGCCGGATTCGACCAACGAATGCTCCAGCCGGCCTTTCGTACCGTTGAAGGCGACGTGATAGCCTTCCCAGGCATTGCAGGCGTTGAGCGAATAGCTGAGCGTCGCGCCGGTATCGTAGCCGACGACGACGTTCATCGTGTCCTCGATGCTGATCTCTTCGCGCCACACGCACTGGTCGCGGTGGTAGCCGTCATAGCGCTCGTTATCGAGGTAGAGCGCCTTGAGCCCAGCGTCGGCGGCGATGTCGAGATAGAAGCTGCACTTCGCCTTTTCGGGGCAGGTCAGGCAGCGCTGGTGCGGGCCCTGGAGGCCGAGGCGCCGGGCCATGGCGGGGGTGTAGAATTCGCGCTTGCCGACCGCGGTGACGCTGACCGGCATCGCCGAGAGCCACCAGTTGACCAGGTCGAAATGGTGGGTGGCCTTGTGGACCATCAGCCCGCCCGACATCGCCTTGTTCGAATGCCAGCGGCGGAAATAATCGGCGCCGTGCACGGTGTTGAGCAGCCAGGAGAAGTCGACCGAGAGCACGTCGCCGATCTCGCCGGCCATCAGCAGCTCCTTCACCTGGGTGCGGAACGGCGAGTAGCGATAGTTGAAGGTGACGCGGACCTGGCGGCCGTTGCGGCGGCAGGCGTCGAGGATACGCTGCGCCTTGGACGCGTCGGTGGTCATCGGCTTTTCGGTGATGACGTCGAGGCCGGCTTCGAGGCCGCGGACGATATAGTCGTCGTGGAGCGCATCGGGCACGGTGACGATGAGGCCGTCGAGATTGCCCTCGCGGACCATCTTGTCGAAGTCGGTGTGGAGGTAGCTTGCCGGGGCCTTGGCGCCGGCCTGGCGGGCGCGGCGGGCGACATAGGCGGCGCGGCCCGGGTTGGTGTCGCAGATCGCGACGAGTTCGGCGGTATCCTTGTGCGGGCCCCAGATCGCGTCCTGGTACATGCGCGAGCGGCTGCCGACGCCGACGATGGCATAGCG
Encoded here:
- a CDS encoding TonB-dependent receptor; its protein translation is MTKGFHTSRAGVSVLALSLAGLFPAAASAQDVPPAAVNDPQPQDATPVAGAAEGDEIVVTGFRESISAALTDKRLASGVVDVIKADDIAKFPDNNLAESIQRVPGVAIARDGGEGRSISVRGLGPTFTRVRINGMEAIATTGSSDAGGGVNRGRGFDFNVFASELFNSITVRKTASADIEEGSLGATVDLQTARPFDYKDNFVVAASAQAGWNDLARKVTPRVAGLLSWHNDGETVGALLSAAYSERKVREEGHSTVRWNPTGVNGGFNAASTLPGYTLAQINRTPANNGSNWDDLIYHPRIPRYDTWQYDLKRLGVTGSLQFRPSETTLLTFDGLYSNSKTTRTENYLEAISFSRTGATGKPQTIIRDGEVNDQNELVYGVFDDVDMRVESRMDKLETEFQQYTGTLTQEFSDRLRGTLYGGYAKSDFKNPIQTTITLDRLNSDGFSWDYRDNDREPVMNWGFDVASAASWSMINGSSDIRIRPQAASNKYRTGKAMLDWDVVPDSLTFKGGLEWRKFSYSGSEQRRLVAETQVPTLTATQVASLTTVLDGVTGDPSRGGGYIIPNFGAFVDTLGIYCNCVQNINGTNVDFRLGGVENTNARSSFVDVEETEKAAFFQANFTIPLGSGMTLRGDAGMRYVTTHQNSGGYAAVNGGIERLEVERDYDYWLPSFNLVGEITPEFLLRFGVAKVITRPGLGTLSPGGSFTAQASNRGYSTGNPYLDPTEATNIDASAEWYFSKGSLISLGYFEKRISTLSGTSVTVQVPFTELGLPADLLTGTGVAPTDIFNYTRTVNGQGGTLRGFEVNYQHQLTFLPGFLANMGLLANYTQVKAELSYPGYGGGNAPPIVGPLTNLSEKSANGTLFYEDKVFSLRGSVTYRSGYLTAFAGGAREQSTEEGVNETLNFDASASLKLTENISLSVEAINLTDEPQDFYIDQDNQVVLYHRTGRQFYGGVRFRF
- a CDS encoding glycoside hydrolase family 28 protein, which translates into the protein MLIQPSRRDLLRYAGLGTAAAITPGALAAPAAPWARAADIARNARAPSFPARDFAITQFGARGDGTTLNTQAIARAIEACTKAGGGRVVIPAGRFLTGAVHLKSNVNLHLSEGATLLFSTNPADYPIVFTRWEGIELMNYSPFVYAYRQRNIAITGSGTLDGQGSAQHWWAWKGPWGGTANHGWKEGMPDQRKSRAVLFQMAEDRVPVEKRVFGDGHFLRPAFVQPYDCDNVLIEGVKLRGSPFWQIHPVLCRNLIVRGVDVLGHGPNNDGCDPESVDGALIEGCTFDTGDDCIAVNSGRNEDGRRLAKPAQNILIRDCRMKEGHGGVVVGSQISGGARWIFAERCVMDSPDLWYAIRFKNNALRGGLLENFYYRDIQVGQVSRAAITCDFNYEEGAKGRFVPKLRNVVVERLRAANALRVIDSQGLPGAPVTGITLRDCSFDGVTQPSIVRHTQGLRLDNVRVNGKPVAGVDALS
- a CDS encoding Gfo/Idh/MocA family protein — its product is MHEGNGIDRRGLMATVVAGAAAMAAPIGVQAAATRKRYAIVGVGSRSRMYQDAIWGPHKDTAELVAICDTNPGRAAYVARRARQAGAKAPASYLHTDFDKMVREGNLDGLIVTVPDALHDDYIVRGLEAGLDVITEKPMTTDASKAQRILDACRRNGRQVRVTFNYRYSPFRTQVKELLMAGEIGDVLSVDFSWLLNTVHGADYFRRWHSNKAMSGGLMVHKATHHFDLVNWWLSAMPVSVTAVGKREFYTPAMARRLGLQGPHQRCLTCPEKAKCSFYLDIAADAGLKALYLDNERYDGYHRDQCVWREEISIEDTMNVVVGYDTGATLSYSLNACNAWEGYHVAFNGTKGRLEHSLVESGGTAGANNADEAPDRATTRIIPLRGQPGEITPRTGAGSHSGGDAVMLNDIFGTPAPDPTMRAADQRGGAASALIGIAANQCFRTGMPVKIADLVTGLDRPNLPAMPTRADPVPMPPRMTHA